CTGAAGGCGTCGGGCGTGCGCGTGGTGCTGCACGGCGGCGAGCAGCTCGTCCCCGGCGAGCCGCACATCTTCGTGTCCAACCACGTGAGCTGGTACGACGTGCTCGCGCTGGTGCTCGTGCTGCCGCAGTACTCGTTCGTCGCGAAGGCGGAGCTGTTCAAGGTGCCGCTGTTCGGCAGCGCGGCGCGCGCCGTGGGCACGATCCCCATCGAGCGCGAGAATCGGAAGGCCGCGTTCCAGAGCTACGAGGAGGCCGCCGTGCGGATCCGCGCGGGGCGCAACGTCGTCGTGTACCCCGAGGGGACGCGCGGCACGTCGTACGCGCTGCGGCCGTTCAAGAAGGGGCCGTTCGTGCTCGCGATCGCGGCCGGCGTGCCGATCATCCCGACCATCATTCACGGCACGATCGAGGCGAACCCGCGCGGCACGCTGCGCGTGACGCCCGGTGTCGTCGACGTGCACCTGCTCGAACCCGTCTCCACGGCGGGACTCTCGTACGACGAGCGCGACGCGTTGAGTCGCGCCGTCTACGAGCGCATGGCCGAAGGCTTCCGACGCATCTACGGTCTCGAGAGCCCGCCCTATCCGACCACCACCACCGCCGCGGCCCCCGCGGCGGCCGCCGACTGACCACCCACAGCGACCTTCATGTCCACGATCATCGACGTCACCGCCCGCGAGATCCTCGACAGCCGCGGCAACCCGACCATCGAGGTCGACGTCACGCTGGAGAGCGGTGCCGCGGGCCGCGCCGCCGTGCCGAGCGGCGCATCGACGGGCGAGCACGAGGCGCTCGAGCTGCGCGACGGCGACGCGAAGCGCTACCTCGGCAAGGGCGTGCAGCAGGCGGTGACGAACGTGATCGAGGTGATCGCGCCGGCGCTGAACGGCGTCGAGGCGTCGGAGCAGATCGGCGTCGACCGGCTGATGCTCGATCTCGACGGCACGGAGAACAAGGGCAAGCTCGGCGCGAACGCGATCCTCGGCGTGTCGATGGCCGTCGCGCGCGCGGCGGCGAACGAGCAGGAGCTGCCGCTGTACCGCTACCTCGGCGGGCCGATGGCGCGCGTGCTGCCCGTGCCGATGATGAACATCCTCAACGGCGGCGCGCACGCGACGAACACCGTCGACTTCCAGGAGTACATGGTCGTCCCCGTCGGCGCGGAGTCGTTCGCCGAGGCGCTGCGGATGGGCGCCGAGGTGTTCCACGCGCTGAAGAAGGTGCTCGTCGGCCGCAAGCTCTCCACCGGCGTCGGCGACGAAGGCGGCTTCGCGCCCGACCTGGCGAGCGACGAGGACGCGATCAAGGTCGTGCTCGAGGCGATCGACAAGGCCGGCTACGCGGCGGGGAAGGACATGGCGCTCGCGCTCGACTGCGCCGCGTCGGAGCTGCACAAGGGCGGCACGTACACGTTCAAGAAGAGCGGCGGCAAGGCGCGTGACGCCGCCGGCATGGTGGAGCTGTACGCCGAGTGGGCGGAGAAGTATCCGATCGTGTCGATCGAGGACGGCCTCGCCGAGGACGACTGGGACGGCTGGGCGAAGCTGACCGAGACGTTAGGCAGCCGAGTGCAGCTCGTGGGCGACGACCTGTTCGTGACGAACAGCGAGCGGCTCGCCCGCGGCATCGCGGACGACGTCGCGAATGCCATCCTCGTGAAGGTGAACCAGATCGGCACGCTCACCGAGACGCTCGAGGCGATCGAGATGGCGCGCGCGAACGGGTACAACTCCATCATCTCGCACCGCTCCGGTGAGACCGAGGACACGTTCATCGCCGATCTCGCGGTCGCGACGAACGCGGGGCAGATCAAGACGGGCTCCGCGTCGCGCTCCGATCGCGTCGCGAAGTACAACCAGCTCCTGCGCATCGAGGAGCAGCTCGGCGACGTCGCGGAGTTCGCCGCGGGCGGGCCGTTCGGCCTCTGATCTGCGTGTGGTGACGCCGTGATCCGGAAGCTTCTCATCGGCGCCATCGTGCTCGGCGTGGTGGTGTACGCGCTCCAGGGGGGCGAGTACGGCACCACCGACCTGCTGCGGCAGCGTGCGCGCAAGAAGTCGTTGCTCGCCGGCATCGACTCCCTGCAGCGGCAGGTCGACTCGCTCGGCGCGCTGCAGAAGCGACTCGAGACCGATCCCGCGCTGCAGGAGCGCATCGCGCGCGAGGAGTTCGGGATGGTGCGCGGAGAGAAGGAGCTGCTGTACCGTTTCGCGGACCCGCGGCCCGACGCCGACTCCACGAAGCGCGGGCCTTGACGATCGAAACGGCCCGGATATACTTGGGATCAACGACGCGGGGTGGAGCAGCCTGGTAGCTCGTCGGGCTCATAACCCGAAGGTCGCGGGTTCAAATCCCGCCCCCGCCATACGGACGGCCGGCTCCCGGAGCCGGCCGTTCCGTTTCCCGGTCAGTCCGGTTAAGTTCATGAGCCGGCCGATGATACGGCCCGTGGCAGGGTAGCTCAGCCGGTTAGAGCACGGCACTCATAATGCCGGGGTCGCGGGTTCGAGTCCCGCCCCTGCTACTTCGAAGTGATGACGACGCCCGCCGGGTCCCCGACTCCGCGGGCGTCGTTCGTTGCGCGCCGTCGGGGAGCCGAACGATGCCGCTGAGCATCACGTGGGCGCGCCGAGGTCGACACGGCGACGACGGGGCACGTGCCGGAGACGGCCGAGCTGATGGGCACGTACGCACGCGAACCCCGGCGTCGCTGACCCGATCGCGGCGCGCCGCGTGCAGCGGATCGTCGAGCGGACCGACGTGCCTGGAGGCCACGATGGCTGCACGATTCCGCGACCGCGTCGACGCAGGGCGGCGACTCGCCGTCGAGCTGCGCTCCTACCGGAACGATCCCGACGTGCGCGTGCTCGCGCTGCCGCGCGGCGGCGTGCCGGTGGCGTACGAGGTGGCGCGCGAGCTCCACGCGCCGCTCGACGTGTTCATCGTGCGCAAGCTCGGCCTGCCGCAGTTCCCGGAGCTCGCGATGGGCGCGATCGCGAGCGGCGGCGTGATGGTGCTGGACGACGATCTCGTTAGGCGGGCCGGCGTCACCGACGCGCAGCTGCGAGCCGTGGCCGACGTGGAGCGGCGCGAGCTCGCGCGCCGGGAGGAGCGTTACCGCGGCGGTCGCGGCGCGCCCGACGTCGCGGGCCGCACGGTGATCCTCGTCGACGACGGGCTCGCGACGGGATCGACCATGCGTGCCGCGATATCGGCCGTGCGTCAGGAGGGGGCGAAGCGCGTGGTCGTCGCCGTGCCGATCGCGCCGCCGGAGACGTGCGAGACGCTGCGCATGGAGGCCGACGACACGGTGTGCGCGCTGACACCCGAGCCGTTCGTCGCCGTCGGCCGCTGGTACGAGGACTTCACGCAGACGAGCGACGAGGAGGTGCAGGAGCTGCTCGCCGACGCGCGTGCGTTCACGTCCGCGCCAAGGTCGCGCATGCCGTTGCCGCTGCCGATGGATCCGCTCGACGCAGCCGCCGAGTGGAAGACTCCCCCGTGAGCCGGAGGCGGTCATGGCGAAGTGCGAGGTCTGCGGGAACGACTACTACCTGTCGTTCGAGGTGATCACGGCGGGACAGCGCCACGTGTTCGACAGCTTCGAGTGCGCGATCCACAAGCTCGCGCCGGTGTGCGACCACTGCGGCTGCAAGATCGTCGGCCACGGCATCGAGGCGAACGGCACGTTCTACTGCTGCGCGAACTGCGCCCGGCAGGCCGGCGCGAAAGGCGTGGCGGACCACGCCTGACGCACGCTCAGACGCCCGACGGCGTGCGCCGGTGCGCGACCGCGGCGGCGCCGAGCGGCACGACCATGAGGAGCGCAGCGAGCGCCACGAGCGCGTGCGGCGCACCGCGCGGAGCCGCGACGATCAGGTCGGGCGCCGCGGCCGCGGCGGGGACCATCGTGGCGTTAGGCATCGGGGCGGGCGCGGCCGCCCGCGCGGCCTCCGTGGGCCCCATGCGC
This DNA window, taken from Gemmatirosa kalamazoonensis, encodes the following:
- a CDS encoding lysophospholipid acyltransferase family protein, whose protein sequence is MRTLIAGLTFIFLTFVCGTLVIIAKLLGVREGPGSVFDRAPRWWAAGILKASGVRVVLHGGEQLVPGEPHIFVSNHVSWYDVLALVLVLPQYSFVAKAELFKVPLFGSAARAVGTIPIERENRKAAFQSYEEAAVRIRAGRNVVVYPEGTRGTSYALRPFKKGPFVLAIAAGVPIIPTIIHGTIEANPRGTLRVTPGVVDVHLLEPVSTAGLSYDERDALSRAVYERMAEGFRRIYGLESPPYPTTTTAAAPAAAAD
- the eno gene encoding phosphopyruvate hydratase yields the protein MSTIIDVTAREILDSRGNPTIEVDVTLESGAAGRAAVPSGASTGEHEALELRDGDAKRYLGKGVQQAVTNVIEVIAPALNGVEASEQIGVDRLMLDLDGTENKGKLGANAILGVSMAVARAAANEQELPLYRYLGGPMARVLPVPMMNILNGGAHATNTVDFQEYMVVPVGAESFAEALRMGAEVFHALKKVLVGRKLSTGVGDEGGFAPDLASDEDAIKVVLEAIDKAGYAAGKDMALALDCAASELHKGGTYTFKKSGGKARDAAGMVELYAEWAEKYPIVSIEDGLAEDDWDGWAKLTETLGSRVQLVGDDLFVTNSERLARGIADDVANAILVKVNQIGTLTETLEAIEMARANGYNSIISHRSGETEDTFIADLAVATNAGQIKTGSASRSDRVAKYNQLLRIEEQLGDVAEFAAGGPFGL
- a CDS encoding FtsB family cell division protein; its protein translation is MIRKLLIGAIVLGVVVYALQGGEYGTTDLLRQRARKKSLLAGIDSLQRQVDSLGALQKRLETDPALQERIAREEFGMVRGEKELLYRFADPRPDADSTKRGP
- a CDS encoding phosphoribosyltransferase is translated as MAARFRDRVDAGRRLAVELRSYRNDPDVRVLALPRGGVPVAYEVARELHAPLDVFIVRKLGLPQFPELAMGAIASGGVMVLDDDLVRRAGVTDAQLRAVADVERRELARREERYRGGRGAPDVAGRTVILVDDGLATGSTMRAAISAVRQEGAKRVVVAVPIAPPETCETLRMEADDTVCALTPEPFVAVGRWYEDFTQTSDEEVQELLADARAFTSAPRSRMPLPLPMDPLDAAAEWKTPP